A stretch of the Flavobacterium sp. 5 genome encodes the following:
- a CDS encoding DUF3800 domain-containing protein: MSTTYNIYIDESCHLEHDKSEVMCIGYTKISLEDYSSVKEAIKEIKLKHKSPTEVKWNQLSMSRWELYKELIDFFFASTIEFRSVLVKNKKNLGPERYNREDKNSFYYQTLIFLLNNKVSYGEDVYRVYLDVKDTRGKTRLELLQTELLEKHNDNSPFKYFQHLHSNENELLQLTDLFIGAICYKSRPEYKNENASKIKRMVVDYLEASSGYVLDDGTEPWETKFFIDDFQVKPRKND; this comes from the coding sequence ATGAGCACAACCTATAATATCTATATCGACGAAAGTTGTCATCTTGAACACGACAAATCAGAAGTGATGTGTATTGGCTATACAAAAATTAGCCTAGAAGATTACTCAAGCGTCAAGGAGGCAATAAAAGAAATCAAACTAAAACACAAATCTCCTACAGAAGTAAAGTGGAACCAACTTTCTATGTCACGTTGGGAATTGTACAAAGAATTAATTGATTTCTTTTTTGCCAGCACAATAGAGTTTAGAAGTGTACTCGTAAAAAATAAAAAAAATCTTGGTCCAGAAAGATATAATAGAGAAGATAAAAACAGCTTTTATTATCAAACATTAATTTTTTTACTAAACAACAAAGTTTCTTATGGTGAAGATGTTTACCGTGTTTATCTTGATGTTAAGGATACCAGAGGTAAAACAAGATTGGAATTATTACAAACGGAGTTATTAGAAAAACACAATGACAATTCACCATTCAAGTATTTCCAACATTTACATTCCAATGAAAATGAGCTTTTACAATTAACAGATTTATTTATTGGAGCAATTTGCTACAAATCAAGACCAGAATATAAAAATGAAAATGCTTCTAAAATAAAAAGAATGGTCGTTGATTATTTAGAAGCTAGTTCGGGTTACGTGTTAGATGATGGAACAGAGCCTTGGGAAACAAAATTCTTTATTGATGATTTTCAAGTAAAACCAAGAAAAAATGATTGA
- a CDS encoding restriction endonuclease subunit S produces the protein MSNTTTTPIMVQQSIIPNGYKKTAIGVIPMHWEVKRLGQIGELKNGINKDKDQFGFGFPLINLNDVFEINTDHDKDFSLVNSNEKERENYSLDKGDVLFVRSSVKATGVGLTCVILNDIKDAVYSGFIIRFRDNHYLDLKYKVHCFYDQGFRNRLLAKSTISANININQVALNSLQLPIPPLPEQQKIAEILSTWDEAITITKKCVKKITKRNKGLAQQLLTSKKRLNGFNEKWEVKKIKDFSKEISSKNKEDEDLVVLSCTKYNGLVPSLEYFGRKIYSDNLKTYKIVEKNVFAYATNHIEEGSIGYQSKYEKALISPMYTVFKTEEKINDEFLFKVLKSNTYIQEYQKRMEGSIDRRGGLRWQEFSKIKVSVPSYEEQTAIALALETADQELKSYQTKLEALQLQKKGLMQQLLTGKIIVNVN, from the coding sequence ATGAGCAACACCACTACAACGCCGATAATGGTCCAGCAAAGCATTATACCAAACGGCTACAAAAAAACCGCTATTGGAGTTATTCCAATGCATTGGGAAGTAAAACGATTAGGTCAGATAGGAGAATTAAAAAACGGAATAAATAAAGACAAAGACCAATTTGGTTTTGGGTTTCCATTAATCAATCTTAATGATGTGTTTGAAATAAATACAGACCACGACAAGGATTTTTCGTTGGTTAATTCAAATGAAAAAGAGCGAGAGAATTATTCTTTAGATAAAGGTGATGTGCTTTTTGTTAGGTCTTCTGTAAAAGCTACAGGAGTTGGTTTAACTTGTGTTATTTTAAATGATATAAAAGATGCTGTTTATAGTGGGTTTATCATTCGTTTTAGAGATAATCATTATTTAGATTTAAAATATAAAGTGCATTGTTTTTATGATCAAGGATTTAGAAATAGATTATTAGCAAAAAGTACAATTAGTGCTAATATCAATATCAATCAAGTAGCTTTAAATAGCTTACAACTTCCAATCCCACCATTACCCGAACAACAAAAAATAGCGGAAATACTATCTACTTGGGATGAAGCTATAACTATCACCAAAAAGTGCGTTAAGAAAATAACAAAAAGAAATAAAGGTTTAGCGCAACAATTGCTTACTAGCAAAAAAAGATTAAATGGGTTTAATGAGAAATGGGAAGTAAAAAAAATTAAAGATTTCTCAAAAGAGATATCTTCCAAAAATAAAGAAGATGAGGATTTGGTTGTTTTATCTTGTACTAAATACAATGGTTTAGTTCCTTCATTAGAATATTTTGGTAGAAAAATTTACAGTGATAATCTAAAAACGTACAAGATAGTAGAAAAGAATGTTTTTGCTTATGCTACTAATCATATTGAGGAAGGTTCTATTGGTTATCAAAGTAAGTATGAAAAAGCATTAATTAGCCCAATGTACACCGTTTTCAAAACAGAAGAAAAAATAAATGATGAGTTTCTTTTCAAAGTTTTAAAATCGAATACTTATATCCAAGAATATCAAAAAAGAATGGAAGGTTCTATTGATAGACGCGGTGGGTTAAGATGGCAAGAGTTTTCTAAAATTAAAGTTAGCGTTCCGTCATATGAAGAGCAAACAGCTATTGCATTAGCATTAGAAACCGCAGACCAAGAATTAAAAAGCTATCAAACCAAGCTAGAAGCATTGCAATTACAAAAGAAGGGATTAATGCAACAATTGCTAACAGGAAAAATAATAGTGAATGTAAATTAA
- a CDS encoding type I restriction-modification system subunit M yields the protein MENKITQKEINQIVWKACDTFRGVLSSGQYKDYVLTMLFVKYVSDVWKDKKNFYAEKYNGDTTRVERALANERFKLPENATFEFLFENRNEPNLGELINTSLERIEDANRSKLDRVFRSIDFNSENNLGQTKDRNRRLKNLLVDFAAMDLQPSHLDGNDIIGDAYEYLISMFAGEEGKKSGEFYTPSEVSTLLAKLLDPQPGDRICDPACGSASLLIKMAKEVGSNNFALYGQEVNGSTWALARMNMFLHEIDDATIEWGDTLNNPRLLEGDNLMKFNIVTANPPFSLDKWGAETAIADMHNRYHRGIPPKSKGDYAFISHMIETTYEDTGRVGVIMPHGVLFRGSSEGKIRQQLIEENLLEAVIGLPANLFFGTGIPASILIFNKAKENNTDVLFIDASKGYEAGKNQNKLRDNEKVSDINKIVTTYVDFKNATPLTSENGVVVEDKYAFRATIKDLQDNDYNLNIPRYVDTFEEEEAIDVKATQQTILSLKNELVAVEYKMKQYLVELGF from the coding sequence ATGGAAAATAAAATCACGCAAAAAGAAATAAATCAAATCGTTTGGAAAGCTTGTGACACTTTTAGAGGTGTATTAAGTAGCGGACAATACAAAGATTATGTATTAACAATGCTTTTTGTGAAATACGTTTCTGATGTTTGGAAAGATAAAAAGAACTTTTATGCCGAAAAATACAACGGAGATACAACACGTGTTGAAAGAGCTTTGGCTAATGAGCGTTTTAAACTTCCAGAAAATGCCACTTTCGAATTCTTATTTGAAAACAGAAACGAACCTAATTTAGGTGAATTAATCAATACTTCATTAGAACGTATTGAGGATGCCAACAGAAGTAAATTGGACCGTGTTTTCAGAAGTATTGATTTTAATTCTGAAAATAATCTAGGACAAACTAAAGACAGAAACAGAAGACTAAAAAATCTATTAGTTGACTTTGCTGCAATGGACTTACAGCCTTCACATTTAGATGGTAATGATATTATTGGTGATGCTTACGAATATCTTATTTCGATGTTTGCAGGAGAAGAAGGCAAGAAATCGGGCGAGTTTTATACACCTAGCGAAGTATCTACACTTTTAGCCAAATTATTAGACCCACAACCAGGAGACAGAATATGTGATCCCGCTTGCGGAAGTGCATCATTATTAATAAAAATGGCAAAAGAAGTAGGAAGCAATAACTTTGCTTTGTACGGTCAAGAAGTAAACGGAAGCACTTGGGCATTGGCTCGAATGAATATGTTTTTGCACGAGATTGACGATGCTACTATAGAATGGGGAGATACTTTAAATAATCCTCGTTTATTAGAAGGAGATAATTTAATGAAGTTCAACATCGTTACCGCAAATCCTCCATTCTCGTTAGACAAATGGGGTGCGGAGACTGCTATTGCTGATATGCACAACCGTTACCACAGAGGCATTCCTCCAAAAAGTAAAGGCGATTATGCGTTTATCAGTCATATGATTGAAACAACTTATGAAGATACAGGACGTGTTGGGGTTATTATGCCACACGGTGTTTTGTTTCGTGGTAGTAGCGAAGGCAAAATTCGCCAACAATTAATAGAAGAAAATCTTTTAGAAGCGGTTATTGGATTACCTGCCAATTTGTTTTTTGGAACAGGTATTCCAGCATCTATTTTAATCTTTAACAAAGCCAAAGAAAATAATACAGATGTTTTATTTATTGATGCAAGTAAAGGTTATGAAGCAGGAAAAAATCAAAATAAACTGCGTGATAACGAAAAAGTAAGTGACATTAATAAAATCGTTACTACTTATGTTGATTTTAAAAACGCAACTCCTTTAACTTCTGAAAACGGTGTTGTAGTAGAAGATAAATATGCTTTTAGAGCAACCATCAAAGATTTACAAGATAACGATTATAACCTTAATATTCCTCGTTATGTAGATACTTTTGAAGAAGAAGAAGCTATTGATGTTAAAGCAACACAACAAACTATTCTTTCATTAAAAAATGAATTGGTTGCCGTTGAATACAAAATGAAACAATATTTAGTGGAGTTAGGATTTTAA
- a CDS encoding restriction endonuclease subunit S, whose product MQKQLKDIATIKFGFYVKSLEKGFAKYLQAKNFDDFGNLQSDIDSFVNLDNKNESHLLEDGDVLFVGKGFRNFAWTYNKAMGPAIASSIFYVIRPKKTKVNPEYIATLFNSQKYQSQFQSMGAGSSIPSIRKGELESIIIDVPDLDLQNKIATISALHSEEIKLSNQIIENKKALFQGIINKIVTGQYGK is encoded by the coding sequence ATGCAAAAACAATTAAAAGATATTGCTACTATTAAGTTTGGGTTTTATGTAAAATCTCTTGAAAAAGGTTTTGCTAAATACTTGCAAGCTAAAAATTTTGATGATTTTGGCAATCTCCAAAGTGATATTGATTCCTTTGTAAATTTAGACAATAAAAATGAAAGCCATTTATTAGAAGATGGTGATGTGCTTTTTGTGGGTAAAGGTTTTAGAAACTTTGCCTGGACTTACAATAAAGCAATGGGTCCTGCAATCGCTTCATCAATATTCTATGTAATAAGACCAAAAAAAACTAAAGTAAATCCAGAGTATATTGCAACACTTTTCAATTCGCAAAAATACCAAAGTCAGTTTCAAAGTATGGGTGCAGGCAGTTCCATTCCTTCTATTAGAAAAGGAGAGCTAGAAAGTATTATAATTGATGTGCCAGATTTAGATTTACAAAACAAAATTGCCACAATCAGTGCTTTACATTCGGAAGAAATTAAATTATCAAATCAAATTATAGAAAATAAAAAAGCCTTGTTTCAAGGTATAATTAATAAAATTGTAACAGGTCAGTATGGAAAATAA
- a CDS encoding helix-turn-helix domain-containing protein, with amino-acid sequence MSTATKPKHIGRNIGRIRELRGMKQEALATAIGVIQQSISNIEASETIDEEKLKVIAEVLGVSAEAIKNYSDETVLNVINNTFTSHDNSTLNAVNIQPNFNPLDKVVELYERLVQAEKEKVEYLEKLLKEK; translated from the coding sequence ATGAGCACAGCAACAAAACCAAAACATATTGGCAGAAATATTGGCCGAATTAGAGAACTTAGAGGGATGAAACAGGAAGCGTTGGCGACAGCAATAGGAGTAATCCAGCAATCCATTTCTAACATTGAGGCAAGTGAAACTATTGATGAAGAGAAACTAAAAGTAATTGCTGAAGTTTTAGGTGTTTCTGCAGAAGCAATTAAAAATTATAGTGATGAAACTGTATTAAATGTTATCAATAATACTTTTACAAGTCATGATAATTCGACACTTAATGCGGTCAATATCCAACCTAATTTTAACCCTCTTGATAAAGTGGTTGAATTATACGAACGTTTAGTTCAGGCTGAAAAAGAAAAGGTTGAATATTTAGAGAAATTACTGAAAGAGAAATAG
- a CDS encoding M28 family metallopeptidase, with protein sequence MKNKMILVLLASGGIAFSQTVKKPLVSAITEKDLKTDMYQMAGDHFNGREAGTLDELKVSMWLANKAKEAGMLPAGDDGTYFQFFDLYRHQVTANTKFKIGTKEYKLWSEVLVAETTNIKVEAPLLYLGAATKEEIEKADIKGKAVVLLASKEGIADEITLFDRRYPGLVKTKYYDLLVQKGASAMIMVADKLGEESWSQVEPQMTRGIYGIEGLREKISSTMPVFWVHGDQLEYLKTTKDLLSTEVVSETYKYPSVNVVGTIPGTDAKLKNEYVLYSGHQDHDGVRQKYGKDSIYNGADDNASTCVAMLAIARAYKKQPGKRTALFVFHGSEERGLLGSRWYASHPTVPEKSIVAVLNGDMIGRNNVNQAALLGSSSPHENSSDLVAIAKKANDEGPKFDLDKLWDRPEHPEYFYFRSDHLPYAKKGIPAVFFTSVLHSQYHTPMDESENIDFLKLHKMTEWMYRTGWILSNDSGRPKTLPDVKLER encoded by the coding sequence ATGAAAAACAAAATGATCCTTGTTTTGCTTGCCTCCGGAGGAATAGCTTTCTCTCAGACCGTTAAAAAACCGTTAGTTTCAGCAATTACAGAAAAAGATCTTAAAACTGATATGTATCAAATGGCTGGAGATCACTTTAATGGTCGTGAAGCCGGAACTTTGGATGAATTAAAAGTATCTATGTGGCTGGCAAATAAAGCCAAAGAAGCTGGAATGCTTCCTGCAGGTGATGATGGAACTTATTTTCAGTTTTTTGATTTATACAGGCATCAGGTTACGGCCAATACAAAGTTTAAGATTGGTACAAAAGAATATAAATTATGGAGTGAAGTTCTTGTAGCGGAAACTACAAATATAAAAGTGGAAGCGCCTTTATTGTATTTAGGTGCAGCGACAAAAGAAGAAATAGAGAAAGCTGATATAAAAGGGAAAGCAGTTGTTTTGTTAGCTTCGAAAGAAGGAATTGCGGATGAGATTACACTTTTTGACAGGCGTTATCCCGGTCTTGTAAAAACTAAATACTATGATCTTTTAGTCCAAAAAGGAGCTTCGGCAATGATTATGGTTGCTGATAAACTAGGAGAGGAGAGCTGGTCTCAAGTTGAACCACAAATGACTAGAGGTATTTACGGAATTGAAGGTCTGCGTGAAAAAATTAGCTCCACTATGCCTGTTTTTTGGGTACATGGTGATCAATTAGAGTATTTAAAAACAACCAAAGATCTTTTATCTACAGAAGTTGTTTCTGAAACTTATAAATATCCATCTGTAAATGTTGTTGGAACGATACCGGGAACTGATGCGAAATTAAAGAATGAATATGTTCTCTACAGTGGTCATCAAGATCACGATGGTGTGAGACAAAAATATGGTAAGGATTCCATTTATAATGGAGCAGATGATAATGCGAGTACTTGTGTAGCCATGTTAGCCATTGCAAGAGCGTATAAAAAACAACCTGGAAAAAGAACGGCATTATTTGTTTTTCATGGCTCAGAAGAGCGTGGTTTGCTGGGTTCCAGATGGTATGCATCGCATCCAACTGTTCCTGAAAAAAGTATTGTAGCTGTTTTAAATGGAGATATGATTGGGAGAAATAATGTAAATCAAGCTGCTTTATTAGGTTCAAGTTCACCGCACGAAAACTCTTCAGATTTGGTTGCGATTGCTAAAAAAGCAAATGACGAAGGTCCAAAATTCGATTTAGATAAACTCTGGGACAGACCAGAACATCCAGAGTATTTTTATTTCCGTTCCGATCATTTACCGTATGCTAAAAAAGGAATTCCAGCAGTATTTTTCACAAGTGTACTGCATAGTCAATATCACACACCAATGGATGAATCTGAAAACATTGATTTCTTGAAACTACATAAAATGACAGAATGGATGTATCGTACCGGCTGGATTTTATCAAATGATAGTGGTCGTCCTAAAACATTGCCTGATGTGAAATTGGAGAGATAA
- a CDS encoding phosphoheptose isomerase, which produces MNFNISNTTEKKVVFEQIAAELKKENFTIIKQDDTRPWGGFFVIDENQAVEFAAKFFPHLDLENIKITNKLSPKFLVVAPNKRLSWQYHFRRAEIWKVIAGIVGVKTSPTDEEGEIQELAPGAFIQLEKGERHRLIGLDSWGIVAEIWQHTDSENPSDEDDIVRLQDDFGR; this is translated from the coding sequence ATGAATTTCAATATATCGAATACCACAGAGAAAAAAGTTGTTTTTGAACAAATTGCAGCTGAATTAAAAAAAGAAAATTTTACAATCATAAAACAAGATGATACCAGACCTTGGGGAGGCTTTTTTGTAATTGATGAAAATCAGGCAGTAGAATTTGCAGCTAAATTTTTTCCTCATCTTGATCTGGAAAATATTAAAATTACAAACAAATTAAGTCCAAAGTTTTTGGTGGTTGCACCTAATAAAAGATTATCATGGCAATACCACTTCCGAAGAGCTGAAATATGGAAAGTAATTGCTGGAATTGTAGGAGTAAAAACTAGTCCTACAGATGAAGAAGGTGAAATTCAAGAACTTGCTCCTGGAGCATTTATACAATTAGAAAAAGGGGAACGCCATCGATTAATAGGATTAGATTCATGGGGAATAGTAGCCGAAATTTGGCAGCATACCGACTCAGAAAATCCATCTGACGAAGATGATATTGTTCGTCTGCAAGATGATTTTGGGAGATAA
- a CDS encoding sugar MFS transporter has product MKNNYLSSVLPVLFGFFIMGFCDVVGITSTHVKADFGLSDTMSNMIPVALFSMFLLFSVPTGILMNAIGRKRTVLLSNVITIIAMFLPLIGYTFTICLIAFALLGIANTILQVSLNPLLTNVVQGDKLSSNITAGQFVKAISSFCGPFIAAYAATQLGNWQYIFPIYAVITLISTVWLMATPIQEEVSINKVSSFLSVFSLLKDKSILILFLGIVFLVGIDVGVNTAAPKILMERCGMSTIDASYGTSMYFAFRTAGSFIGVWLLAKYSPKVFFKITTIITVLALITLVFITNQAAIFSIYAVIGLAIANVFSILFSMALQSRPEKANEISGLMITGVFGGAVIPFVMGMASDTFGSQVGSVVIILLCAVYLLYCAFAVNTEKA; this is encoded by the coding sequence ATGAAAAATAATTATTTATCAAGTGTTCTCCCAGTACTCTTCGGCTTCTTTATAATGGGTTTTTGTGATGTAGTAGGAATTACTTCAACACATGTAAAAGCAGATTTTGGGTTAAGTGATACTATGTCGAACATGATTCCAGTAGCTTTATTTTCAATGTTTTTACTTTTTTCAGTACCAACAGGAATTTTAATGAATGCTATTGGTCGCAAACGTACCGTATTATTAAGCAATGTTATCACCATTATTGCCATGTTTTTACCACTAATTGGTTATACATTTACAATATGCCTGATTGCTTTTGCCTTACTTGGAATAGCTAATACTATTTTACAGGTATCTTTAAATCCATTATTAACCAATGTGGTACAAGGAGACAAACTGTCTTCAAATATTACCGCAGGTCAGTTTGTAAAAGCCATTTCATCTTTCTGTGGTCCTTTTATTGCGGCTTATGCGGCTACACAATTAGGAAATTGGCAATATATTTTTCCAATTTATGCTGTTATAACATTAATTTCTACTGTATGGTTAATGGCAACACCAATTCAGGAAGAAGTATCAATTAATAAAGTCAGTTCCTTTCTAAGTGTATTTAGTCTTTTGAAAGATAAAAGCATTTTAATTCTGTTTTTAGGGATTGTATTTTTGGTAGGGATTGATGTCGGTGTAAATACAGCTGCACCTAAAATCCTAATGGAACGTTGTGGAATGAGTACTATTGATGCTAGTTATGGAACGAGTATGTATTTTGCTTTTCGTACTGCAGGATCTTTTATTGGTGTATGGTTGTTAGCAAAATATTCTCCGAAAGTTTTCTTCAAAATAACCACTATTATAACTGTATTAGCCTTGATTACACTTGTTTTTATAACAAATCAGGCAGCTATTTTTTCCATTTATGCAGTCATTGGTTTAGCTATTGCTAATGTTTTTTCAATACTGTTTTCAATGGCACTTCAATCGCGTCCTGAAAAGGCTAATGAAATTTCTGGGTTAATGATTACAGGAGTTTTTGGAGGTGCAGTAATTCCTTTTGTTATGGGAATGGCTTCAGATACTTTCGGATCACAAGTTGGTTCAGTAGTTATTATTTTATTGTGTGCTGTTTATCTTTTGTACTGCGCATTTGCAGTGAATACCGAAAAAGCATAA
- a CDS encoding GH92 family glycosyl hydrolase yields MKKILRILFITLSCISCTTYGQKDRKKLSDYVNPNIGTAHSRWFFYTPAAVPFGLAKLGPSTNAHLGNANGWEATGYDDRDTSIEGFACLHEFQVGGIVLAPSVGKLQTIPGSLENPDEGYRSRFDRKDESATSGYYSVLLKDYNIKAELTATKRVGFQRYTFPKSSESHILFDIGNRQGESGAVKDAKVTFTEDGRVEGYVITTPEYVKKYQEGANVAMYFSAVLDKKPKEYGVFKKGEIVAGKKEIDGIGAGLYLTFDTKEKESITVKIGLSYTSIANARLNLESEAKNTDFNTAKNNALITWNQSLGRITVEGKNETDKVKFYTGLYHALLGRGLSSDVNGAYPMNNGKIGQIPQNADGTSKYNSYNTDAIWGGFWNLTQLWALAYPEYYADWVQGQLLVYKDAGWLGDGIANSKYVSGVGTNFTGLAIASAYNCGIRNFDVNLAYEAALKNEITWQNRIEGAGKMDLKQFVERGYSPHIDDIGFNTVTDGSGFSASHTLEYSYSSFAVAQFAKSLGKTNDYEQLMKLSKGWELLYDSETKFIRPKDANGKFIPNFDPSQPWRGFQEGNAWQYTFYVPHDVEKLVETLGKKTFNDRLETIFEVSQKNVFGGGTKIDAFAGLSGFYNHGNQPNLHISWLFNFSGKPYLTQKWVHAICDEFYGTEGIHGYGYGQDEDQGQLGAWYVMSSIGLFDVKGLTEMNPSFQISSPLFDKITIKLPKALNRKDFVIEVQNNSKKNVYLQKATLNNKDIEHLKLDFNDIIKGGTIKMSVDAKPSQKWSN; encoded by the coding sequence ATGAAAAAGATTTTAAGAATATTATTTATAACCCTAAGTTGCATTTCATGTACTACTTATGGGCAAAAAGACAGAAAAAAATTATCAGATTATGTAAATCCTAATATAGGAACAGCGCATAGCCGTTGGTTTTTTTATACCCCAGCCGCAGTTCCTTTTGGTTTGGCCAAACTGGGACCTTCTACCAATGCACATCTCGGTAATGCAAATGGTTGGGAAGCGACAGGATATGATGATAGAGATACTTCTATTGAAGGCTTTGCATGTTTACATGAATTTCAAGTCGGAGGAATTGTTCTTGCTCCTTCAGTTGGAAAGCTACAAACCATACCTGGCAGTCTGGAAAATCCAGACGAAGGGTATCGATCCAGATTTGATAGAAAAGATGAATCTGCAACTTCTGGATATTACTCCGTTTTGCTAAAAGATTACAATATAAAGGCAGAACTTACCGCTACAAAAAGAGTCGGATTTCAGCGTTATACTTTTCCAAAATCATCTGAATCTCATATTCTTTTTGATATTGGTAACAGACAAGGAGAAAGCGGTGCTGTAAAAGATGCTAAAGTTACTTTTACGGAAGATGGCAGAGTAGAAGGGTATGTAATTACAACTCCAGAATATGTAAAAAAATACCAAGAAGGTGCCAATGTAGCGATGTACTTTTCTGCGGTTTTAGACAAAAAACCAAAAGAATATGGCGTATTTAAAAAAGGTGAAATAGTCGCGGGCAAAAAAGAAATTGATGGAATTGGAGCTGGTTTATACCTTACTTTCGACACCAAAGAAAAAGAGTCGATCACAGTCAAAATCGGGTTATCATACACATCAATTGCTAATGCTCGATTAAATCTTGAATCTGAAGCAAAAAACACCGATTTTAATACTGCAAAAAACAATGCTCTTATTACATGGAATCAAAGTTTAGGAAGAATAACTGTTGAAGGAAAAAATGAAACCGATAAAGTTAAATTTTATACAGGACTATATCATGCCCTTTTAGGAAGAGGATTATCCAGTGATGTAAATGGAGCTTACCCAATGAACAATGGAAAAATTGGTCAAATACCTCAAAACGCAGATGGAACTTCAAAATATAATTCTTATAATACAGATGCTATTTGGGGAGGATTTTGGAATTTAACTCAATTGTGGGCATTAGCATATCCAGAATATTATGCAGATTGGGTACAAGGTCAATTACTTGTTTACAAAGATGCTGGCTGGTTAGGAGATGGTATAGCAAACAGTAAATATGTTTCTGGTGTTGGAACAAATTTCACAGGATTAGCGATTGCTTCAGCTTATAACTGTGGTATTCGCAACTTTGACGTGAACTTAGCTTATGAAGCCGCATTGAAAAATGAAATTACCTGGCAAAACCGAATCGAAGGAGCTGGAAAAATGGATTTGAAACAATTCGTAGAACGTGGTTATTCACCACATATTGATGATATTGGTTTCAATACAGTAACTGATGGTTCAGGGTTTTCGGCCTCGCATACTTTAGAATATTCCTATAGCTCTTTTGCTGTTGCTCAATTTGCTAAATCATTAGGAAAAACAAATGATTATGAGCAGTTAATGAAATTATCAAAAGGTTGGGAATTACTATACGATTCAGAAACTAAATTTATTAGACCAAAGGATGCTAACGGGAAATTTATCCCAAATTTTGATCCATCACAGCCTTGGAGAGGTTTCCAAGAAGGGAATGCATGGCAATACACTTTTTATGTTCCTCACGATGTCGAAAAATTAGTTGAAACTCTTGGCAAGAAAACCTTTAATGATAGATTAGAAACGATTTTCGAAGTATCTCAAAAGAATGTTTTTGGGGGCGGAACAAAAATTGATGCTTTCGCAGGTTTATCAGGATTCTATAATCATGGAAATCAGCCTAACTTACATATATCATGGTTATTTAATTTTTCTGGCAAACCGTATCTTACTCAAAAATGGGTGCATGCAATATGTGATGAATTTTATGGTACAGAAGGAATTCATGGCTATGGTTATGGGCAGGACGAAGATCAAGGGCAATTAGGAGCATGGTATGTAATGTCCTCAATAGGGTTATTTGATGTAAAAGGACTAACAGAAATGAATCCATCGTTTCAAATAAGTAGCCCGTTATTTGACAAAATAACTATTAAATTACCTAAAGCATTAAACAGAAAAGATTTTGTAATTGAAGTTCAAAATAATTCTAAAAAGAATGTTTATCTTCAAAAAGCAACTTTAAATAATAAAGATATAGAACATTTAAAATTAGATTTCAATGACATCATAAAAGGAGGTACTATTAAAATGTCTGTAGATGCAAAACCAAGTCAAAAATGGTCTAACTAA